In the genome of Fulvivirga maritima, one region contains:
- a CDS encoding ABC transporter ATP-binding protein encodes MIEVQHLSKIYNGQKVVDDVSFTVAQGEVLVLLGTSGSGKTTTLKMINQLVEKSSGSVFIHGNNTKDYKAHELRRKIGYVIQSIGLFPHYSIQENIATVPELLQWPQHKINTRVKELLTMTGLPENMAAKMPHELSGGQQQRVGIARALAADPEVILLDEPFGALDPITRAELQQEFKSLNSDLKKAMVLVTHDVLEAVILGDKIALMDKGTIQQIGTPSQLIFSPANDFVKQFLAQNRMQLELHIIRLQDLEKFTPLKLSTKADPLCTLAAYLSQNEDDEILKIYFTYRDKIIKAYE; translated from the coding sequence ATGATAGAAGTACAACATCTCTCTAAAATATATAATGGCCAAAAAGTGGTTGATGATGTTAGCTTTACCGTAGCTCAAGGCGAAGTGCTGGTACTGCTAGGCACCAGCGGCAGTGGAAAAACCACGACCTTGAAAATGATCAATCAGCTGGTGGAGAAATCTTCAGGTTCAGTATTCATTCATGGAAATAACACTAAAGATTATAAAGCTCATGAGCTACGCAGAAAGATTGGTTATGTTATACAGAGCATAGGCCTTTTTCCTCATTATAGTATTCAGGAAAACATAGCCACTGTGCCAGAACTACTGCAATGGCCCCAGCATAAAATTAATACCCGGGTAAAAGAATTATTAACTATGACTGGGCTACCAGAAAATATGGCAGCCAAAATGCCTCACGAACTTAGCGGTGGTCAACAACAGCGGGTAGGAATAGCCCGAGCACTGGCTGCTGATCCCGAAGTAATTTTACTAGACGAACCTTTTGGCGCCTTGGATCCTATCACACGTGCAGAATTACAGCAAGAATTTAAAAGCCTAAACAGTGACTTAAAAAAGGCTATGGTTTTAGTAACGCATGATGTGCTGGAAGCCGTAATTCTTGGTGATAAAATAGCGCTTATGGACAAAGGTACTATTCAACAGATAGGTACTCCGTCTCAACTGATCTTTAGTCCTGCAAATGATTTTGTAAAACAGTTTTTAGCTCAAAATCGGATGCAGCTGGAACTACATATCATTCGTTTACAAGATCTGGAAAAGTTTACTCCACTCAAGTTATCCACAAAGGCGGATCCTTTATGCACATTGGCAGCATATCTCAGTCAAAATGAAGATGATGAAATACTAAAAATCTATTTCACTTACCGAGATAAAATTATTAAGGCTTATGAATAG
- a CDS encoding fasciclin domain-containing protein produces MKMFNSYLKLVLAGMLLVPGLLLTSCGDDDDGGGVTPDEPNIVDVAVANGYNTLAAALTEADLVDDLEATGPFTVFAPTDEAFAAAGITASNVGDVENLEAILLYHVVSGRIVSSDLSSGEVETLNGASVTIDAAELMVDEADIVDPYDVEASNGVIHTINAVLMPPAPTILATAQANSNLSMLASVLSNYPDLVTMLDGEGTYTVFAPTNDAFESLLEVIGQDNIDNVPEDVIKRILQYHVIANSALMSADLTDGQMAATALSDEDMITVSIDGDVMINNATVTMADIEASNGVVHVIDAVLVPEMEMSIVNTIVEPAYFNNDFSVLTAAVVKAGLLETLIDSEANFTLFAPDNDAFEAAGITSLDGISGEDLVPILQYHVLGSEVFAEDLPVTTDMFATSVATLNGDFYLTNNVNGVFINGNSRVTMAASADGPMDYDNGTVHVISRTLMPATMDVVGIANAAGFTDLAAALTEAGLVGDLQSDGPFTVFAPTNEAIQALYTALNVSGPEEVDDETLTMVLLYHVIGDRVFSSDLTDGFEATTLAEGASFTIDITDGTVTLQDNDPDFADPVVSSTDQLGTNGVVHVIDAVLLPADL; encoded by the coding sequence ATGAAAATGTTTAATAGCTACTTAAAATTAGTGCTGGCAGGTATGCTGCTGGTGCCTGGTTTGTTGCTCACCAGCTGTGGAGATGATGACGATGGAGGGGGAGTTACACCAGATGAACCTAATATAGTGGACGTGGCTGTGGCCAATGGTTATAATACACTTGCAGCTGCACTTACTGAAGCCGATTTGGTAGATGATCTGGAGGCAACAGGTCCTTTTACTGTATTTGCACCTACTGATGAAGCCTTTGCTGCCGCAGGAATTACCGCATCTAATGTGGGTGATGTGGAAAACCTTGAAGCGATATTACTTTACCATGTTGTTTCAGGCAGAATAGTGTCATCGGACCTTTCCAGTGGTGAGGTGGAAACTCTCAATGGTGCTTCTGTAACCATAGATGCCGCAGAGCTTATGGTAGATGAAGCAGATATTGTAGATCCGTATGATGTTGAAGCCAGTAACGGAGTTATCCACACTATCAACGCTGTACTTATGCCACCGGCCCCAACCATTCTGGCCACCGCTCAGGCTAATAGCAATTTGAGCATGCTAGCTTCAGTGCTATCTAACTACCCTGATCTGGTAACTATGCTGGATGGTGAAGGAACATATACTGTTTTTGCTCCTACTAATGATGCTTTTGAATCACTTTTAGAGGTAATTGGTCAGGATAATATAGATAATGTGCCTGAAGATGTGATTAAAAGAATTTTACAATATCATGTAATTGCTAACTCAGCACTTATGTCGGCTGACTTAACTGATGGGCAAATGGCTGCCACCGCATTGAGTGATGAAGATATGATCACAGTTTCAATCGATGGGGATGTTATGATAAATAATGCCACCGTAACTATGGCTGATATAGAAGCTAGTAACGGTGTGGTGCATGTAATAGACGCTGTGTTAGTTCCCGAGATGGAAATGAGTATTGTTAATACCATTGTGGAGCCAGCGTATTTCAATAATGATTTTTCTGTACTAACTGCTGCTGTAGTTAAAGCCGGACTATTAGAGACTTTAATAGATTCTGAAGCGAACTTCACTTTATTTGCTCCTGATAATGATGCATTTGAAGCAGCAGGAATTACTTCTTTAGACGGAATTTCTGGAGAGGACTTAGTGCCTATTCTTCAATATCATGTTTTGGGTTCAGAAGTTTTTGCTGAAGATTTACCTGTCACCACAGATATGTTTGCTACATCGGTTGCCACTTTAAATGGAGATTTTTATCTTACCAATAATGTGAATGGCGTGTTTATCAATGGTAATTCCAGGGTGACTATGGCCGCTTCGGCTGATGGCCCTATGGATTATGATAATGGAACGGTGCATGTAATCAGTAGGACTTTAATGCCAGCTACTATGGATGTGGTGGGTATAGCTAATGCCGCTGGTTTTACAGATTTGGCCGCCGCACTTACTGAAGCCGGACTGGTAGGTGACTTGCAATCAGATGGACCTTTCACCGTGTTTGCTCCTACTAATGAAGCTATTCAAGCGCTTTATACCGCCTTGAACGTAAGTGGCCCTGAAGAGGTGGATGACGAAACCTTAACCATGGTGCTGCTATATCATGTAATTGGTGACAGAGTATTTTCTTCTGACCTCACTGATGGCTTTGAAGCTACCACCTTGGCAGAAGGAGCCAGCTTTACAATTGATATTACTGATGGTACCGTGACCCTGCAAGATAACGATCCTGATTTTGCTGATCCTGTAGTTAGTTCTACTGATCAGTTGGGAACCAATGGCGTGGTGCATGTAATAGATGCGGTGTTATTACCAGCCGATTTATAA